One window of the Trifolium pratense cultivar HEN17-A07 linkage group LG2, ARS_RC_1.1, whole genome shotgun sequence genome contains the following:
- the LOC123908637 gene encoding fructose-1,6-bisphosphatase, cytosolic-like, giving the protein MDHEGDANRTDLMTITRFVLNEQSKYAESRGDFTILISHIVLGCKFVCSSVNKAGLAKILGLAGDTNVQGEEQKKLDVISNEVFVKALISSGRTCLLVSEENEDAIIVPPAQRGKYLVVFDPLDGSSNIDCGVSIGTIFGIYMVKDTNNVSVEDALQPGSSLVAAGYCMYGSSCTFVLSTGNGVNGFTLDPSLGEFILTHPNIKIPKKGKIYSVNEGNAKNWDEPTTKYVESCKFPQDGSSPKSLRYIGSMVADIHRTLLYGGIFMYPADKKSPNGKLRVLYEVFPMSYLMEQAGGQAFTGKQRALDLVPEKIHDRSPIFLGSYDEIEKMKELYAESKANGA; this is encoded by the exons ATGGATCATGAAGGGGATGCAAATAGAACTGATTTGATGACAATAACAAGGTTTGTTCTTAATGAGCAATCAAAGTATGCTGAATCACGTGGTGATTTCACCATCCTCATCAGTCACATTGTTCTTGGCTGCAAATTTGTTTGCTCTTCCGTTAACAAG GCAGGATTGGCAAAAATCCTAGGACTTGCTGGAGACACCAATGTTCAA gGTGAGGAgcaaaagaaattggatgtgATTTCTAATGAAGTGTTTGTGAAGGCCTTAATCAGCAGTGGACGCACG TGCCTTCTTGTttctgaagagaatgaagatgctATCATTGTGCCACCAGCACAGCGTGGCAA ATACCTTGTTGTGTTTGATCCTTTGGATGGCTCCTCAAACATTGACTGCGGTGTTTCAATAGGAACT ATATTTGGTATTTACATGGTGAAGGATACAAATAATGTTTCTGTTGAAGATGCATTGCAACCTGGAAGCAGTTTAGTAGCAGCTGGTTACTGCATGTATGGAAGCTCTTGCACG TTTGTGCTTAGCACAGGAAATGGAGTGAATGGTTTTACACTTGATCCTTCACTTGGAGAGTTCATATTGACTCATCCAAACATTAAG ATACCAAAGAAAGGAAAGATTTATTCAGTGAATGAGGGAAATGCCAAAAACTGGGATGAACCAACCACCAA ATATGTTGAAAGTTGCAAGTTTCCACAAGATGGTTCATCACCAAAATCTCTTAGATACATTGGCAG TATGGTAGCTGATATACATCGGACATTGCTATATGGCGGTATTTTCATGTATCCTGCTGATAAGAAAAGCCCAAATGGAAAGCTAAG GGTTCTGTATGAAGTCTTTCCAATGTCATATTTGATGGAGCAAGCCGGAGGTCAAGCTTTCACCGGAAAACAAAGG GCACTTGACTTGGTTCCAGAGAAAATACATGATCGATCACCGATATTCCTTGGAAGCTATGATGAAATTGAGAAAATGAAAGAGCTTTATGCTGAATCTAAAGCAAATGGTGCATGA
- the LOC123908797 gene encoding WAT1-related protein At1g25270-like produces the protein MMKENLCNVVQGLKPTLLMVMVQIAFAGVNILYKLAVNDGMNLRIVVAYRFIFATAFIAPLAFFLERKKRTKMTWMVMFQSFLCGLFGGSLCQNFYLEALSLTSATFATAMANLIPALTFIMAVSLRMEKLNLRTKAGKAKIIGTMSGICGAMVLTFVKGIEIKIGSFHLNLLHHQNGVGLHPHATTISKGNTLLGSLCALASSISYSSWLIINAKMSEKYPTHYSSTALMTFWSSLISIVFALCFERDFSAWRLGWNIRLLTVAYAGIVVSGAMIVVTSWVVHLRGPLFASVFNPLMLVIVAFASCTMLNEKLYLGTIIGAVLIVCGLYTVVWGKSKEKKKNNQLVPSQSSNEFNTVEIVVRHVVEDKSNHNNSNDETQGNNTLQVHEHEHEHKHEEQNHEHVQDQQKGDEIGHHD, from the exons ATGATGAAGGAGAATTTATGCAATGTAGTACAAGGTTTGAAGCCAACGTTGTTAATGGTTATGGTGCAAATAGCATTTGCTGGTGTTAATATTCTCTACAAACTTGCTGTTAATGATGGCATGAATTTAAGGATTGTTGTTGCTTACCGTTTTATATTTGCAACTGCTTTCATTGCTCCACTTGCTTTCTTTCTTGAAAG GAAGAAGAGGACAAAGATGACTTGGATGGTAATGTTCCAGTCTTTTCTCTGTGGTTTGTTTGG AGGATCATTATGTCAAAACTTCTACTTAGAAGCCCTGTCTTTAACCTCAGCAACATTTGCAACCGCAATGGCCAACCTTATACCAGCATTAACCTTTATCATGGCCGTTTCCTTAAG gATGGAGAAATTAAATTTGAGAACAAAAGCAGGGAAGgcaaagataataggtacaatGAGTGGAATTTGTGGGGCAATGGTATTGACATTTGTTAAAGGTATTGAAATCAAGATAGGTTCATTTCACTTAAACCTTTTGCATCACCAAAACGGTGTCGGATTGCACCCACATGCTACTACTATATCCAAAGGTAATACACTTTTGGGCTCTCTGTGTGCCTTGGCTAGTTCCATCTCTTATTCATCCTGGCTTATTATTAAT GCAAAGATGAGTGAAAAGTATCCAACTCATTACTCAAGCACAGCATTGATGACATTTTGGTCATCACTAATTTCCATTGTGTTTGCTCTATGCTTTGAAAGGGATTTTAGTGCATGGAGGTTAGGTTGGAATATTAGGCTACTAACTGTTGCTTATGCG GGTATAGTGGTTTCAGGAGCAATGATAGTTGTAACTTCATGGGTTGTACACCTGAGAGGTCCATTATTTGCCTCTGTTTTTAACCCTCTAATGCTTGTCATTGTGGCCTTTGCTAGTTGTACCATGTTGAATGAGAAACTATATCTTGGAAC CATTATTGGAGCAGTTTTGATTGTATGTGGCTTGTATACGGTTGTATGGGGTAAGAgtaaagagaagaagaaaaataatcaattagTGCCATCACAAAGCTCCAATGAATTTAACACAGTTGAAATAGTTGTGAGGCATGTAGTAGAGGATAAAAGCAACCATAATAATAGCAATGATGAAACTCAAGGTAATAATACTTTACAAGTACATGAACATGAACATGAACATAAACATGAAGAGCAAAATCATGAACATGTACAAGATCAACAAAAAGGAGACGAAATTGGCCATCATGACTAA
- the LOC123909817 gene encoding patellin-1-like: MGNCAGRSKTNKSDVPVPELVTEEVKVEQQAEETKSEETVEVSNEKSLNTLLNEKVEEKKEEANEEVKAEEEKPKAKEEAKDEVTEAKA; this comes from the exons ATGGGTAACTGTGCTGGCCGCTCCAAGACCAACAAAAGTGACGTGCCCGTCCCTGAGCTCGTCACTGAGGAGGTTAAGGTTGAACAACAAGCTGAGGAGACCAAATCAGAGGAGACCGTCGAGGTTTCCAATGAAAAGTCTCTAAACACCTTGCTCAATGAG AAagtagaagaaaagaaagaagaagccAATGAGGAGGTGAAGGCAGAGGAAGAGAAACCCAAAGCTAAGGAAGAGGCAAAGGATGAAGTCACCGAAGCTAAGGCTTAG